From Amycolatopsis sp. YIM 10, the proteins below share one genomic window:
- a CDS encoding CdaR family transcriptional regulator, producing the protein MGNKVGQLVVGGRPLHERLSDELSAYTGLVLEALTARVPAYGLLPAEQLTGDITRVIEQNLRSFTEVLRTRELPGRPELDFLRESAARRAEEGIPIDIVLTAYHIGIEVVWESLTGQVRPAEVGDVMAVNTLALRYLELVAPAVGAGYLDERQAVFDDERSLLSSLLDGTPSAVAGLPPRYVVLAVEIGAHADESADGVDPTVAGRRKLRRLRVELERQFRDPVLSSFTPAGGLALLPATATPDWARLDRIFADASRAAGAAITAGAAAAEPPEVPAAAELAREVLRVARNSGRAPGLYRLDDVLLEYQMSRPGAALDRLSAMLAPLSGHEELVRTLETYLRRGNRRPTATELHVHPNTVDYRLRRITDLTGLDPTRISDVALLRAALAARAAEDGRAGQPPNTGPAVRRG; encoded by the coding sequence ATGGGTAACAAGGTCGGACAGCTGGTGGTCGGGGGCAGGCCGCTGCACGAGCGGCTCTCCGACGAGCTGTCCGCCTACACCGGGCTGGTGCTCGAAGCGCTCACCGCGCGGGTCCCCGCCTACGGGCTGCTGCCCGCCGAGCAGCTGACCGGTGACATCACCCGGGTGATCGAGCAGAACCTGCGCTCGTTCACCGAGGTCCTGCGCACCCGTGAGCTGCCCGGCCGGCCGGAGCTGGACTTCCTGCGTGAGTCCGCGGCCCGCCGGGCCGAGGAGGGCATTCCGATCGACATCGTGCTCACCGCCTACCACATCGGCATCGAGGTGGTGTGGGAGTCGCTGACCGGCCAGGTGCGCCCGGCCGAGGTCGGCGACGTGATGGCGGTGAACACGCTCGCCCTGCGTTACCTCGAACTGGTCGCGCCCGCGGTCGGCGCCGGGTATCTGGACGAGCGCCAAGCGGTCTTCGACGACGAGCGGTCACTGCTGTCCTCCCTGCTCGACGGGACGCCGTCGGCGGTCGCCGGGTTACCGCCCCGCTACGTCGTGCTCGCGGTGGAAATCGGGGCGCACGCCGACGAATCGGCCGACGGGGTGGACCCGACGGTGGCCGGGCGCCGCAAGCTCCGGCGGCTGCGCGTCGAGCTGGAACGCCAGTTCCGCGACCCGGTGCTGTCCTCGTTCACCCCGGCGGGCGGGCTCGCGCTCCTGCCGGCAACAGCCACTCCGGACTGGGCGCGGCTGGACCGGATCTTCGCGGACGCGAGCCGCGCGGCGGGTGCCGCGATCACCGCGGGCGCGGCCGCCGCGGAACCGCCGGAGGTTCCCGCCGCGGCCGAGCTGGCCCGCGAAGTGCTGCGGGTGGCGCGGAACTCCGGCCGGGCGCCGGGCCTCTACCGGCTCGACGACGTGCTGCTGGAGTACCAGATGTCACGGCCGGGCGCCGCGCTCGACCGGCTTTCGGCGATGCTGGCGCCGTTGTCCGGGCACGAGGAGCTGGTGCGCACCCTGGAGACCTACCTGCGCCGCGGCAACCGGCGCCCGACCGCGACCGAACTGCACGTCCACCCGAACACGGTCGACTACCGGCTCCGCCGCATCACCGACCTCACCGGCCTCGACCCGACGCGGATCAGTGACGTCGCCCTGCTCCGGGCCGCACTCGCCGCACGGGCGGCCGAGGACGGCCGAGCCGGTCAGCCCCCGAACACCGGGCCCGCAGTCCGCCGTGGTTGA
- a CDS encoding NUDIX hydrolase — translation MVIRDDAGNELLGFHPELGPEPMPLALVVVESGGLVLMMLNAFRRQWELPGGMLEPGETPEAAALRELAEETGIPATAAEFAAVAGFALVAPVRREFAAVYRLVFDDRPRPVVSDEALDFRWWDPATPVPAGMSPLDAGIARRVVMPG, via the coding sequence GTGGTGATCCGGGACGACGCGGGCAACGAGTTGCTCGGCTTCCACCCGGAACTCGGGCCCGAGCCGATGCCACTCGCGCTGGTGGTGGTCGAATCCGGCGGGCTGGTGCTGATGATGCTCAACGCCTTCCGCCGGCAGTGGGAGCTGCCGGGCGGCATGCTCGAACCGGGGGAGACCCCGGAAGCGGCGGCACTGCGGGAACTGGCCGAGGAGACCGGCATCCCGGCCACGGCGGCGGAGTTCGCCGCCGTGGCCGGGTTCGCGTTGGTGGCGCCGGTCCGGCGCGAGTTCGCCGCGGTCTACCGGCTGGTGTTCGACGACCGGCCGCGGCCGGTGGTCAGCGACGAGGCACTGGACTTCCGCTGGTGGGATCCGGCCACGCCGGTCCCGGCCGGGATGAGCCCGCTCGACGCCGGGATCGCGCGGCGCGTGGTCATGCCTGGCTGA
- a CDS encoding VOC family protein — MPSRLNPYISFDGTARAAMEFYREVFDGELVLNTFGEAGADHDQEKIMHGMLETPSGFTLMGADTPTGMEYKPGTNISISLSGDDADELRGYWERLSAKGTVSVPLEKQMWGDEFGACEDQFGISWMVNISQA; from the coding sequence ATGCCCAGCAGGCTCAATCCCTACATCAGCTTCGACGGCACCGCGAGAGCGGCGATGGAGTTCTACCGCGAGGTGTTCGACGGTGAGCTGGTGCTGAACACCTTCGGCGAGGCCGGTGCGGACCACGACCAGGAAAAGATCATGCACGGCATGCTGGAAACGCCGAGCGGATTCACCCTGATGGGGGCGGACACGCCGACCGGCATGGAATACAAGCCCGGCACGAACATCTCGATCAGCCTCAGCGGTGACGACGCGGACGAACTGCGCGGCTACTGGGAGCGCTTGTCGGCGAAGGGCACCGTTTCGGTACCGCTGGAAAAGCAGATGTGGGGCGACGAATTCGGCGCCTGTGAAGATCAGTTCGGCATTTCGTGGATGGTCAACATCAGCCAGGCATGA
- a CDS encoding cytochrome P450 has translation MTTAREAPDILSPEFAADPYSAYRIMLADRPLIWHEAMSSYIVSRYEDVSRAFKEPAFTTDNYGWQLEPVHGRTILQLSGREHAVRRALIAPAFRGSELERRFRPVIEANARRLIDAFRDKGSADLVTDFARRFPIGVIVDMLGLDPGDHDRFQRWYTSIIAFLGNLSQDERITADGLRTRAEFAEYMVPVIRQRRENLGDDLLSTLCAAEVDGTKMSDEDIKAFCSLLLAAGGETTDKAIASIFKNLLEHPDQLAAVRADRSLVPRAFAETLRYTPPVHMIMRQPAEDVELGGGVIPAGSTVTCLIGAANRDGRRFADADRFDIFRTDLPTQTAFSAAASHLSFALGRHFCVGALLAKTEVEVGVNQLLDAMPDLRLADGFTPVEEGVFTRGPASLPVRFTPVA, from the coding sequence ATGACTACCGCACGTGAGGCACCGGACATCCTTTCCCCCGAATTCGCCGCGGACCCGTACTCGGCCTACCGGATCATGCTGGCGGACCGGCCGCTGATCTGGCACGAGGCCATGTCGAGCTACATCGTTTCGCGCTACGAGGACGTGTCGAGGGCGTTCAAGGAGCCGGCCTTCACCACGGACAACTACGGCTGGCAACTGGAACCGGTGCACGGCAGGACCATTCTCCAGCTGAGCGGCCGCGAGCACGCGGTCCGCCGGGCGCTGATCGCCCCGGCCTTCCGCGGCAGCGAACTCGAGCGCAGGTTCCGCCCGGTGATCGAAGCCAACGCGCGACGGCTGATCGATGCCTTCCGCGACAAGGGATCCGCCGATCTGGTCACCGACTTCGCCCGCCGGTTCCCGATCGGGGTGATCGTCGACATGCTGGGCCTCGATCCCGGCGACCACGACCGGTTCCAGCGCTGGTACACCTCGATCATCGCCTTCCTCGGCAACCTGAGCCAGGACGAGCGGATCACCGCCGACGGCCTGCGCACGCGCGCCGAGTTCGCCGAGTACATGGTGCCGGTCATCCGGCAGCGCCGGGAGAACCTCGGTGACGACCTGCTTTCCACCCTGTGCGCGGCCGAGGTCGACGGCACGAAGATGAGCGACGAGGACATCAAGGCCTTCTGCAGCCTGCTGCTCGCCGCGGGCGGGGAGACCACGGACAAGGCGATCGCGAGCATCTTCAAGAACCTGCTGGAGCACCCGGACCAGCTCGCCGCGGTGCGGGCCGACCGGAGCCTGGTCCCGCGGGCGTTCGCGGAAACCCTGCGCTACACCCCGCCGGTGCACATGATCATGCGCCAGCCCGCCGAGGACGTCGAACTCGGCGGTGGCGTGATCCCGGCGGGCAGCACGGTGACCTGCCTGATCGGCGCGGCCAACCGCGACGGCCGCCGCTTCGCCGACGCCGACCGGTTCGACATCTTCCGCACCGACCTGCCGACGCAGACCGCGTTCTCCGCGGCGGCGAGCCACCTTTCCTTCGCACTGGGACGCCACTTCTGCGTCGGCGCGCTGCTGGCGAAGACCGAAGTGGAGGTCGGCGTGAACCAGTTGCTCGACGCCATGCCGGACCTGCGCCTCGCCGATGGTTTCACCCCGGTCGAGGAAGGGGTGTTCACCAGGGGCCCGGCCTCACTGCCGGTGCGCTTCACCCCGGTGGCCTGA
- a CDS encoding cytochrome P450 yields MTEFRHTADPAWPPAAPVERVRLYGPQFNTDPARLYAAIRDEYGPVAPILLDGDIPAWFVSGYREMHQVTSDSQLFARDTRRWNEWERVPADWPLLPYVAHNPSVMFTEGAEHRRRAGAISEALAAVDQFELGTHCERIADRLIDSFAGTGEADLVAQYAMRIPLLAVAKIYGMPEAETPALVRDVAISLDLGPDAMNAHLRVQAAMRALVAYKRDFPGTDLPSQLLASPAGLSDEEIVQDLLVVTAAAQQPTANWIGNTIRLMLTDLRFAMTLSGGRGSVGQALNEVLWHDTPTQNFIGRFATRDTQLGGQRVRAGDLVVMGLAAANSDPLVRPDSSSGSLGNHAHMSFGHGEHGCPYPAPEVAEVIARTTIEVLLDRLPDVSLAVPGDALVWHPSVWMRGLESLPVTFTPTYVAGDPGPVPLGRAR; encoded by the coding sequence ATGACCGAGTTCCGCCACACCGCCGACCCCGCCTGGCCGCCGGCCGCCCCGGTGGAGCGGGTCCGGCTCTACGGCCCGCAGTTCAACACCGACCCGGCCAGGCTCTACGCCGCCATCCGCGACGAGTACGGGCCGGTGGCGCCGATCCTGCTCGACGGTGACATCCCGGCGTGGTTCGTCTCCGGCTACCGCGAGATGCACCAGGTCACCAGCGACTCGCAGCTGTTCGCCAGGGACACCCGCCGCTGGAACGAATGGGAGCGCGTGCCCGCCGACTGGCCGCTGCTGCCGTACGTGGCGCACAACCCGTCGGTGATGTTCACCGAGGGCGCCGAGCACCGGCGCCGCGCGGGTGCGATCAGCGAGGCGCTCGCCGCGGTGGACCAGTTCGAGCTGGGCACGCACTGCGAGCGGATCGCCGACCGGCTGATCGACTCCTTCGCCGGTACCGGGGAGGCGGATCTGGTGGCGCAGTACGCGATGCGCATCCCGCTGCTGGCGGTGGCGAAGATCTACGGCATGCCGGAGGCGGAGACCCCGGCGCTGGTGCGGGACGTGGCGATCTCGCTGGACCTCGGGCCGGACGCGATGAACGCGCACCTGCGGGTGCAGGCCGCGATGCGCGCGCTGGTGGCGTACAAACGGGACTTCCCCGGCACCGACCTGCCCTCGCAGCTGCTGGCCTCACCCGCCGGACTGTCCGATGAGGAGATCGTGCAGGACCTGCTGGTGGTCACCGCGGCCGCGCAGCAGCCGACGGCGAACTGGATCGGCAACACGATCCGGCTGATGCTGACCGACCTGCGGTTCGCGATGACGCTGTCCGGCGGGCGCGGCAGCGTCGGGCAGGCGCTGAACGAAGTGCTCTGGCACGACACGCCGACGCAGAACTTCATCGGGCGCTTCGCCACCAGGGACACGCAATTGGGCGGGCAGCGGGTGCGCGCGGGCGACCTGGTGGTGATGGGGCTGGCCGCGGCGAACTCGGATCCACTGGTGCGCCCCGATTCCTCGTCCGGTTCGCTGGGCAACCACGCGCACATGTCCTTCGGCCACGGCGAGCACGGCTGCCCGTACCCGGCGCCGGAGGTGGCCGAGGTGATCGCCAGGACCACCATCGAGGTGCTGCTCGACCGGCTGCCCGACGTCTCGCTCGCGGTACCCGGCGACGCGCTGGTGTGGCACCCGTCGGTGTGGATGCGCGGGCTGGAGAGCCTGCCGGTCACCTTCACCCCGACCTACGTGGCCGGTGATCCCGGGCCCGTGCCGCTCGGCCGGGCGCGCTGA
- a CDS encoding ATP/GTP-binding protein, giving the protein MDSTTSEATVRTPLRGTAAHGLKIVVVGGFGVGKTTMVRSVSEIRPLSTEETMTQAGAGVDFNAGARFKTTTTVAFDFGRISLDEKMVLYLFGAPGQERFWFLWDRLFSGTLGAVVLVDTRRLADSWYAIDRLEHHGTPFIVARNNFGPPAHDLDDVREALSLPEGIPLIDCDARARSSSKQVLIALVDHLYHLSALSAARESAQ; this is encoded by the coding sequence TTGGACTCCACAACCTCTGAGGCGACCGTCCGCACCCCGTTGCGCGGCACCGCCGCGCACGGGCTGAAGATCGTGGTGGTCGGCGGCTTCGGCGTCGGCAAGACCACGATGGTCCGCTCGGTCAGCGAGATCCGGCCGCTGAGCACCGAGGAGACGATGACCCAGGCCGGGGCCGGGGTGGACTTCAACGCCGGGGCGCGGTTCAAGACCACCACCACGGTGGCCTTCGACTTCGGCCGGATCAGCCTGGACGAGAAGATGGTGCTCTACCTGTTCGGCGCGCCCGGCCAGGAGCGGTTCTGGTTCCTGTGGGACCGGCTGTTCTCCGGCACGCTCGGCGCGGTGGTGCTGGTGGACACCCGGCGGCTGGCCGACTCGTGGTACGCGATCGACCGCCTCGAACACCACGGCACGCCGTTCATCGTGGCACGCAACAACTTCGGCCCGCCCGCGCACGACCTCGACGACGTGCGCGAGGCGCTGTCCCTGCCCGAGGGGATCCCGCTGATCGACTGCGACGCGCGGGCGCGGTCCTCGTCCAAGCAGGTCCTGATCGCCCTCGTCGACCACCTGTACCACCTCTCAGCCTTATCAGCCGCCCGGGAGAGCGCACAATGA
- a CDS encoding DUF742 domain-containing protein yields MSRGPLEDENPDRLYTVTGGRSRAEEADLDLVTLIVSEADPSAGRQSEHVRILRLGRHPTSVVELASELGLPVSVIRILVTDLLQAGLVSARHPTAVGPGTDLPELEFLKKVLVGLHNL; encoded by the coding sequence ATGAGCAGAGGTCCGCTCGAGGACGAGAACCCCGACCGGCTCTACACCGTCACCGGCGGGCGCAGCCGGGCCGAGGAGGCCGACCTCGACCTGGTCACGCTGATCGTCAGCGAAGCGGACCCGTCGGCGGGCAGGCAGTCCGAGCACGTGCGGATCCTGCGACTCGGCCGCCACCCGACCTCGGTCGTCGAACTCGCCTCGGAGCTGGGGCTGCCGGTGAGCGTGATCCGCATCCTGGTGACCGACCTGCTCCAGGCGGGCCTGGTCTCCGCGCGCCACCCCACGGCCGTCGGGCCGGGAACCGATCTGCCCGAGCTGGAATTCCTGAAGAAGGTGCTCGTTGGACTCCACAACCTCTGA
- a CDS encoding roadblock/LC7 domain-containing protein, protein MNTTDPSLEWLLENLVRNTPGARHALVLSRDGLKLCHTPALGADQADQLAAIAAGVQSLCYGASMEFGDGSGGVRNSMTEFHGGILFIVDAGDGAHLAVIAGENADVGLIGHNMDELVEQIGGYLTAPPRHAQPSTLT, encoded by the coding sequence ATGAACACGACTGATCCGAGCCTCGAATGGTTACTGGAGAACCTGGTGCGCAACACACCGGGCGCCCGCCACGCGCTGGTGCTGTCCAGGGACGGGCTCAAGCTGTGCCACACCCCCGCACTCGGCGCCGACCAGGCCGACCAGCTGGCCGCCATCGCGGCGGGCGTGCAGTCGCTGTGCTACGGCGCGTCGATGGAGTTCGGCGACGGCTCCGGCGGCGTGCGCAACTCGATGACCGAGTTCCACGGCGGCATCCTGTTCATCGTCGACGCCGGTGACGGCGCCCACCTGGCGGTGATCGCCGGGGAGAACGCCGACGTCGGGCTCATCGGCCACAACATGGACGAACTGGTGGAGCAGATCGGTGGTTACCTGACCGCGCCACCCCGGCATGCGCAGCCCAGCACGCTGACATGA
- a CDS encoding ATP-binding protein, protein MSEQPPVRLRAARGPFGQALIAALVTAVVVTGLWWWVAVLVPAGGLGPMLTVAAITGLLLCASAFAAVRHHGELQRARAEVYRARGSAEAHEAELARLVDQTVPAAVSLLRDGASVDTVFAEIPRPPGENHARLLRSVIYEISVGERRRAAATAACANAAGRVQALATSMLANIRELQNRCSEDFLGDLMVLDHSTAQTGRLADSIAVLTGARSGRRWTKPIVMESVLRGAMGRVGAYQRIRIHSTSAAAVAGYAAEDVMHALAELMDNGTRFSAPSEEVHIYVEDLHNGVVVTVEDGGLGMKPQALTRAELAVSTTTPLDLTTLTGTRLGLAVVGCLARKHELHVFFRPSSRGGTGVVLRIPSRLITQVRHEPFELTPRHQAPHELPEPAIVGAPAIEQAETALPKRPRGQTLAASRPSPAPRGDMPRPRPDSGSRFGAYQAGRARKETGEDR, encoded by the coding sequence ATGTCGGAACAGCCGCCTGTTCGTCTTCGCGCGGCGCGGGGACCGTTCGGCCAAGCCCTGATCGCCGCACTGGTCACCGCCGTGGTGGTGACCGGCCTGTGGTGGTGGGTGGCGGTGCTCGTGCCCGCCGGTGGCCTCGGCCCGATGCTCACCGTCGCCGCGATCACCGGCCTCCTGTTGTGCGCCAGCGCCTTCGCCGCGGTCCGCCACCACGGTGAACTGCAGCGAGCCCGTGCCGAGGTGTACCGCGCCCGCGGTTCCGCCGAAGCGCACGAAGCCGAGTTGGCCAGGCTGGTCGACCAGACCGTGCCCGCGGCCGTCTCGCTGCTGCGCGACGGTGCCTCGGTGGACACGGTGTTCGCCGAGATTCCCCGTCCGCCAGGGGAAAACCACGCGCGGCTGCTGCGCTCGGTGATCTACGAGATCAGCGTCGGCGAACGCCGCCGCGCCGCGGCCACCGCCGCCTGCGCGAACGCCGCCGGACGCGTGCAGGCGCTGGCGACCAGCATGCTGGCCAACATCCGCGAGCTGCAGAACCGGTGCTCCGAGGACTTCCTCGGCGACCTGATGGTGCTCGACCACAGCACCGCGCAGACCGGCAGGCTCGCCGACAGCATCGCAGTCCTCACCGGCGCCCGCTCCGGCCGACGCTGGACCAAGCCGATCGTGATGGAGAGCGTGCTGCGCGGGGCGATGGGCCGCGTCGGCGCCTACCAGCGCATCCGCATCCACTCCACCAGCGCCGCCGCGGTCGCCGGGTACGCCGCCGAGGACGTGATGCACGCGCTGGCCGAGCTGATGGACAACGGTACCCGGTTCTCCGCGCCGTCGGAGGAAGTGCACATCTACGTCGAGGACCTGCACAACGGCGTGGTGGTCACCGTCGAGGACGGCGGGCTCGGCATGAAACCGCAGGCGCTGACCCGGGCCGAACTCGCGGTCTCCACCACCACCCCGCTGGACCTGACCACGCTGACCGGCACCCGGCTCGGCCTGGCCGTGGTCGGCTGCCTGGCCCGCAAGCACGAACTGCACGTGTTCTTCCGCCCGTCCTCGCGTGGCGGCACCGGCGTGGTGCTGCGCATCCCGAGCCGGCTGATCACCCAGGTCCGGCACGAGCCGTTCGAGCTGACACCGCGGCACCAGGCCCCGCACGAACTGCCCGAACCGGCCATCGTCGGCGCGCCTGCCATCGAGCAGGCCGAAACCGCGCTGCCCAAGCGCCCGCGCGGGCAGACGCTGGCCGCGTCCCGCCCCTCCCCCGCCCCGCGTGGCGACATGCCGCGGCCACGACCGGACTCCGGTTCCCGCTTCGGTGCCTACCAGGCAGGCCGCGCGCGCAAGGAAACCGGCGAAGACCGGTGA
- a CDS encoding LLM class flavin-dependent oxidoreductase codes for MKIGLGLPIDDPAALADWARRADAGPFSTLGLLDRLVFDNPEPLITLANLAGATSRIRLQTEVLIAPLHNTALLAKQSATLDRLSGGRFTLGIGVGGREDDCLAAGIDSSTRGRRLDEQMSLLRRTWSGEPYGEGAGPIGPAPVTPGGPEVLFGGFAPAAIERVGRFGDGFLGAALPPRLMADRFEQVRVAWRKYDRPGQPRLVAQVNVALGPDETVARARRNVHAYYAFSGHADHIAGGLLVAPDAIRATTRSYFDIGADEVMLYCWSSDTAQVDRLADALS; via the coding sequence ATGAAGATCGGTCTTGGCCTGCCCATCGACGACCCGGCCGCGCTCGCGGACTGGGCACGGCGCGCGGACGCCGGCCCGTTCAGCACGCTCGGCCTGCTCGACCGGCTGGTGTTCGACAATCCCGAGCCGCTGATCACGCTCGCCAACCTCGCCGGTGCCACCTCGCGCATCCGGCTCCAGACCGAGGTGCTCATCGCGCCACTGCACAACACCGCGTTGCTCGCCAAGCAGTCGGCCACGCTCGACCGCCTCTCCGGCGGCCGGTTCACCCTGGGCATCGGGGTCGGCGGCCGGGAGGACGACTGCCTCGCCGCGGGCATCGACTCGAGCACCCGCGGCCGACGGCTCGACGAGCAGATGTCGTTGCTGCGCCGCACCTGGTCCGGCGAGCCGTACGGTGAAGGCGCCGGTCCGATCGGCCCGGCGCCGGTCACGCCCGGCGGCCCGGAAGTCCTGTTCGGCGGGTTCGCCCCGGCGGCGATCGAGCGGGTCGGCCGCTTCGGCGACGGCTTCCTCGGCGCCGCGCTGCCACCCCGGCTGATGGCGGACCGGTTCGAGCAGGTCCGGGTGGCCTGGCGGAAGTACGATCGCCCCGGTCAGCCGCGGCTGGTCGCCCAGGTCAATGTCGCGCTCGGGCCGGACGAAACGGTCGCACGCGCACGCCGCAACGTCCACGCCTACTACGCGTTCAGCGGTCACGCCGACCACATCGCCGGTGGACTGCTCGTCGCTCCGGACGCGATCCGCGCGACCACGCGGTCCTATTTCGACATCGGCGCCGACGAGGTGATGCTCTACTGCTGGTCCTCGGACACCGCGCAGGTCGACAGGCTGGCCGACGCGCTTTCCTGA
- a CDS encoding nitroreductase family deazaflavin-dependent oxidoreductase, with protein MTDTFDFDEINQKVIAEFRERGGKVGGMFEGMPLVLVHHTGAKSGTKRVAPLVPFVDGDLLYIIASKGGSPENPAWFHNLVANPETEVEYGSERFPVVARVLTGAERDEVYAKQVAVQPQFGDYEKKTDRVIPVVELKRTDR; from the coding sequence ATGACCGACACGTTCGACTTCGACGAGATCAACCAGAAGGTCATCGCTGAGTTCCGCGAGCGCGGGGGCAAGGTCGGCGGGATGTTCGAGGGGATGCCTCTGGTTCTCGTGCACCACACCGGCGCCAAGTCCGGCACCAAGCGCGTGGCACCGCTGGTCCCCTTCGTCGACGGAGACCTGCTGTACATCATCGCCAGCAAGGGCGGAAGCCCCGAGAACCCGGCGTGGTTCCACAACCTGGTGGCCAACCCGGAGACCGAGGTCGAGTACGGCAGCGAGCGGTTCCCGGTGGTCGCGCGGGTGCTCACCGGTGCCGAACGGGACGAGGTGTACGCCAAGCAGGTCGCCGTGCAGCCGCAGTTCGGCGACTACGAGAAGAAGACCGACCGGGTCATCCCCGTCGTCGAGTTGAAGCGCACCGACCGATAA
- a CDS encoding AraC family transcriptional regulator — MDLLADVLAVGGVRGTAGARIEAGGAWGMSWRVVGAAAFYAVTSGTAWLSLSGQEPRQLMPGDVVLLPGGTPHAMSSAPGLPAPACPGCDEAMATGSALRLGEGEVQTHVLAARYEYDPTVSTQVMASLPQLLHIRADNGGTCLDDTVRLLSRELAYPQVGTPLVLNRLVDILLVQLLRVWLAQRPHETRGTWLSVLTDPVISVALTKLHQEPARGWTTESLAAELAISRSTLTRRFRAVTGAAPADYLTRWRMDLAAIRLRDTDDTLDAIARSVGYTSVYAFSRAFRRSRSQAPGQFRTAVRAS; from the coding sequence ATGGACCTACTGGCCGATGTGCTGGCAGTCGGGGGCGTGCGCGGCACCGCGGGCGCGCGCATCGAGGCGGGCGGCGCCTGGGGCATGTCGTGGCGGGTGGTCGGTGCCGCGGCCTTCTACGCCGTCACCTCGGGCACGGCGTGGCTGAGCCTGTCCGGCCAGGAGCCGCGGCAGCTCATGCCCGGCGACGTCGTCCTGCTGCCGGGCGGGACGCCGCACGCGATGAGCAGCGCGCCCGGCCTGCCTGCCCCCGCGTGCCCCGGGTGTGACGAGGCGATGGCCACCGGCAGCGCGTTGCGGCTGGGCGAGGGGGAGGTGCAGACCCACGTTCTCGCCGCCAGGTACGAATACGACCCCACGGTGTCGACGCAGGTGATGGCCTCGCTGCCGCAGCTGCTGCACATCAGGGCCGACAACGGCGGCACCTGCCTGGACGACACCGTCCGGCTGTTGTCGAGGGAGCTGGCGTATCCGCAGGTCGGCACCCCGTTGGTGCTCAACCGGCTGGTCGACATCCTGCTGGTGCAGCTGCTGCGGGTCTGGCTGGCGCAACGCCCGCACGAGACCCGCGGGACGTGGCTCAGCGTGCTGACCGATCCGGTGATCAGCGTCGCGCTCACCAAGCTGCACCAGGAACCGGCCCGGGGATGGACGACCGAGTCACTCGCCGCCGAGCTGGCGATCTCACGCAGCACGCTGACGCGGCGATTCCGCGCTGTGACCGGCGCCGCCCCCGCCGACTACCTGACGCGGTGGCGGATGGACCTGGCCGCGATCCGGTTGCGCGACACCGACGACACGCTCGACGCCATCGCCCGTTCCGTCGGCTACACCTCGGTTTACGCGTTCAGCCGCGCGTTCCGCCGGTCGCGATCGCAGGCCCCGGGCCAATTCCGCACCGCGGTGCGGGCTTCTTGA
- a CDS encoding undecaprenyl diphosphate synthase family protein: protein MVVDGNRRWAREAGLADVGEGHRRGSTHVAEVLRWCAGLGIDNVTRHSPRPGSGRTSPTPSAHCSKTRS from the coding sequence ATGGTGGTGGACGGCAACCGCCGGTGGGCGCGGGAAGCGGGCCTCGCCGACGTCGGCGAAGGGCATCGGCGCGGCTCCACCCATGTCGCCGAGGTGTTGCGCTGGTGCGCCGGGCTCGGCATCGACAACGTCACCCGGCACTCGCCTCGACCCGGCAGTGGCAGGACATCACCGACGCCGTCCGCGCACTGCTCGAAGACGAGATCCTGA